One Schistocerca piceifrons isolate TAMUIC-IGC-003096 chromosome 11, iqSchPice1.1, whole genome shotgun sequence genomic window carries:
- the LOC124720243 gene encoding ankyrin repeat domain-containing protein 65-like, which produces MRSLSAGERDRRLVQAAEEGAVGELRALIAAGADVGARGGGGWTALHWAADRGGVEAARLLVGAGAAVDARDDCGWTPLHYAAANGRAQVAAALLVAGADRGATTRRGETPLDLARESGYRRLVEMLS; this is translated from the coding sequence gagcctctCTGCAGGGGAGAGGGACAGAAGGCTGGTCCAGGCGGCTGAGGAGGGGGCAGTGGGGGAGCTGAGGGCGCTGATCGCCGCAGGGGCCGACGTGGGGGCGAGGGGCGGGGGTGGGTGGACCGCCCTGCACTGGGCAGCAGACAGGGGAGGCGTCGAGGCGGCGAGGCTgctggtgggggcgggggcggcggtggacgccagGGATGACTGTGGGTGGACGCCGCTGCATTACGCGGCAGCGAATGGCCGCGCACAAGTGGCGGCTGCGCTGCTCGTCGCGGGGGCCGACAGGGGGGCCACAACTCGTCGTGGGGAGACACCGCTGGACCTCGCCAGGGAGTCTGGCTACAGGCGGCTGGTGGAGATGCTGTCATGA